In Pristiophorus japonicus isolate sPriJap1 chromosome 2, sPriJap1.hap1, whole genome shotgun sequence, one genomic interval encodes:
- the LOC139228198 gene encoding putative uncharacterized protein DDB_G0271982, whose product RRRERERVWEEREREREIFWEAGGEREREREREREREREERVWEAGREREREREREREEREREREKERERREREREERERREREEREKKKEREKKKEKEREKKERERKKREREKREREKKERE is encoded by the exons aggaggagagaaagagagagagtctgggaggaaagagagagagagagagagatattctgggaggcaggaggagagagagagagagagagagagagagagagagagagagagagaga agagagagtctgggaggcagggagagagagagagagagagagggagagagaaagagaggagagagaaagagagagagaaaaagagagagagaggagagaaagagagagagaggagagagagaggagagagagagaagagagagagaaaaaaaaggagagagagaaaaagaaagag aaagagagagagaaaaaagagagagagagaaaaaagagagagagagaaaaaagagagagagagaaaaaagagagagaa